A portion of the uncultured Bacteroides sp. genome contains these proteins:
- a CDS encoding nucleoside phosphorylase gives MKKYFASSELIINEDGSVFHLHVKPEQLADKVILVGDPGRVALVASHFEQKECEIESREFKTITGTYQGKRITVISTGIGCDNIDIVMNELDALANIDFNTREEKENFRQLELVRIGTCGGLQPNTPVGTFVCSEKSIGFDGLLNFYAGRNSVCDLAFEKAFLNHMGWTGNLCAPAPYVIDANAELIERIAQKEMVRGVTIAAGGFFGPQGRELRVPLADPKQNDKIETFEYNGYKITNFEMESSALAGLSRLMGHKAMTVCMVIANRLIKEANTGYKNTIDTLVRTVLDRI, from the coding sequence ATGAAAAAATATTTTGCTTCATCCGAACTGATTATTAACGAAGACGGTTCCGTTTTCCATTTGCACGTAAAACCCGAACAACTGGCCGATAAAGTAATACTGGTAGGTGATCCGGGACGAGTAGCTCTTGTTGCTTCGCACTTCGAACAGAAAGAGTGCGAGATAGAGAGTCGTGAATTCAAAACCATCACAGGAACTTACCAAGGCAAGCGAATTACAGTAATCTCTACCGGCATTGGTTGTGATAACATCGACATCGTGATGAACGAGCTGGATGCTCTGGCCAACATCGACTTCAACACGCGTGAAGAAAAAGAAAACTTCCGCCAGTTAGAACTGGTACGTATAGGCACATGTGGCGGTCTGCAACCCAATACACCTGTAGGAACATTTGTTTGTTCCGAGAAGTCCATCGGTTTCGATGGTTTGCTCAATTTCTATGCCGGCAGAAATTCCGTTTGCGACTTGGCTTTTGAAAAAGCCTTCTTAAACCACATGGGCTGGACAGGCAATCTTTGTGCACCGGCACCTTATGTCATAGATGCCAACGCAGAACTCATCGAACGCATTGCCCAAAAAGAGATGGTACGTGGAGTAACCATTGCTGCCGGAGGATTCTTTGGCCCTCAAGGTCGCGAACTGCGTGTCCCTCTTGCCGATCCTAAACAAAACGATAAGATAGAAACCTTTGAGTACAACGGCTATAAGATTACCAATTTCGAGATGGAGAGTTCCGCTCTTGCCGGATTGAGCAGATTGATGGGCCATAAAGCGATGACCGTTTGCATGGTGATAGCCAACCGTCTGATCAAAGAAGCAAATACAGGATACAAGAATACCATCGACACACTGGTAAGGACAGTGCTCGACAGAATCTAA
- a CDS encoding 3'-5' exonuclease, producing MHSFAAIDFETATGYMESACAIGIVTVENGLITDEYYRLIQPPENEYWWQNIKVHGITPEMTASLLGFHAIYPEVRERLLGKTVVAHNESFDRNVLKRTMRMYGLDYEDLLLPDRWECTCRIYRSLGYKPATLNACCDRQGIALTHHEALSDARGCAKLYLNYLSNL from the coding sequence ATGCACTCATTTGCTGCCATAGACTTTGAGACGGCCACCGGGTACATGGAAAGTGCCTGTGCCATCGGTATTGTGACGGTTGAAAACGGCCTCATTACCGATGAATATTATCGTCTCATTCAGCCGCCCGAGAATGAATACTGGTGGCAGAACATTAAAGTACACGGCATCACTCCCGAAATGACCGCTTCACTTCTGGGCTTTCATGCCATCTATCCGGAAGTCAGAGAACGGTTGCTTGGGAAAACAGTTGTAGCGCACAACGAATCTTTCGACCGCAACGTACTCAAACGAACCATGCGCATGTATGGACTTGATTATGAAGACCTGCTCCTGCCCGACCGATGGGAATGCACTTGCCGCATCTACCGCTCTTTGGGGTATAAACCGGCTACTCTTAATGCTTGTTGTGACAGACAGGGTATTGCCCTTACCCACCACGAAGCCTTATCAGACGCCCGTGGTTGTGCCAAACTTTATCTTAATTATTTAAGCAATCTATAA
- the mnmE gene encoding tRNA uridine-5-carboxymethylaminomethyl(34) synthesis GTPase MnmE, with protein MNQDTICAIATAQGGAIGTIRVSGPDAISITESIFVPAKDSKKLSEQKPYTLTFGRIVDESEVVDEVLVSLFRSPHSYTGEDSTEIACHGSTYILQQVMQLLIKQGCRMAQPGEYTQRAFLNGKMDLSQAEAVADLIASSSAATHRLAMSQMRGGFSKELAELRTRLLNFTSMIELELDFSEEDVEFANRDQLHQLADNIEKVIARLVHSFSVGNAIKNGVPVAIIGETNAGKSTLLNVLLNEDKAIVSDIHGTTRDVIEDTTNIDGITFRFIDTAGIRDTTDTIESLGIERTFQKLDQAEIVLWMIDSANAAQQIKELSGKILPRCEGKRLILVLNKADLIDNAQQSALLSSLSALTAKDIYHIFISAKQRTHTDELEHLLVKAAQLPTVTQNDVIVTNIRHYEALTRALEAIRRVQQGIDSGISSDFLSQDIRECIFHLNDIAGEVTNDMVLKNIFQHFCIGK; from the coding sequence ATGAATCAAGACACCATTTGTGCCATCGCCACTGCCCAAGGGGGCGCCATCGGTACCATCCGTGTATCAGGTCCCGACGCCATAAGCATCACCGAAAGCATCTTTGTTCCGGCAAAAGACAGTAAAAAACTTTCAGAACAAAAGCCCTATACCCTCACCTTCGGACGAATAGTCGATGAGAGCGAAGTGGTAGATGAAGTATTAGTCAGCCTCTTCCGCTCACCGCACTCCTATACGGGCGAAGACTCCACGGAAATAGCCTGTCACGGCTCCACCTACATCCTCCAACAAGTGATGCAACTCCTCATAAAGCAAGGTTGCCGCATGGCCCAACCGGGAGAATATACCCAACGAGCATTCCTCAACGGAAAGATGGACCTCAGTCAGGCTGAAGCTGTGGCCGACCTCATCGCCTCCTCCTCCGCTGCCACTCATCGTCTGGCCATGAGTCAGATGCGGGGCGGTTTCAGCAAAGAATTGGCAGAACTGCGCACCCGGTTGCTTAACTTCACCTCCATGATAGAGCTCGAACTCGATTTCAGTGAAGAAGATGTGGAATTTGCCAACCGTGACCAATTGCACCAACTGGCCGATAACATAGAGAAAGTTATTGCCCGCCTAGTTCACTCCTTTAGTGTAGGCAACGCCATCAAGAACGGTGTGCCTGTGGCCATCATCGGTGAAACCAATGCAGGAAAGTCGACCTTACTCAACGTGTTACTCAATGAAGACAAAGCCATCGTGAGCGACATTCACGGCACTACCCGCGATGTGATTGAAGATACCACCAACATCGACGGCATCACCTTCCGTTTCATTGATACTGCCGGTATTCGTGATACCACCGACACCATTGAATCACTCGGCATAGAGCGTACTTTCCAGAAACTCGACCAAGCTGAAATCGTTCTTTGGATGATCGATTCCGCCAACGCTGCGCAACAGATAAAAGAACTTTCCGGCAAGATACTCCCCCGCTGCGAAGGCAAACGCCTCATCCTTGTTCTCAACAAAGCCGACTTGATAGACAACGCACAGCAAAGTGCATTACTTTCGAGCCTCTCTGCCCTTACAGCTAAAGATATTTATCACATCTTTATTTCGGCCAAACAACGTACCCATACCGACGAGTTGGAACACCTTCTGGTAAAAGCGGCACAACTGCCCACGGTAACTCAAAATGATGTGATCGTAACCAACATACGCCACTACGAAGCACTAACCCGTGCCCTCGAAGCCATCCGCCGAGTACAGCAAGGAATAGATAGCGGCATATCAAGTGACTTCCTTTCGCAAGACATCCGTGAGTGTATCTTCCACCTCAACGACATAGCCGGAGAAGTAACAAATGACATGGTACTGAAGAATATCTTTCAACATTTTTGTATCGGAAAGTAA
- a CDS encoding DUF4143 domain-containing protein — protein sequence MQEGYKIRIADAILARKLAGKGAVLIEGPKWCGKTTTAEQHARSVIYMADNKRKNTYLQLADIDPDSLLEGDTPHLIDEWQVAPKLWDAVRFAVDHRKGLGHFILTGSAVPADTSEIVHTGTGRFSWLIMRPMSLWESGDSNGRVSLQNLFSQPERITASSELSLRQMAFLICRGGWPQSIDLKGKIAMDQARDYHDAVVKLDINRADGVNRSPERVKRLMRSYARHQGTQANLSVIRQDMLTNDTVELSEETISSYINALKKIFVIEDMEAWNPNLRSKTAIRTSDTRYFVDPSIAAASLGLGPEDLMNDLNTFGLFFETLCVRDLRVFSEAIDGDVYHYRDKSGLECDAVVHLRNGSYGLIEIKLGGDKLIEKGVTTLKELASQIDTERMKSPSFLMVLTAVGDFAYRRQDGVYVVPIGCLKD from the coding sequence ATGCAAGAAGGATATAAAATTCGAATAGCGGATGCTATACTCGCAAGGAAATTAGCTGGAAAAGGAGCCGTTCTAATAGAAGGACCCAAATGGTGTGGCAAGACTACAACTGCAGAACAACATGCGCGTAGTGTCATCTATATGGCAGACAATAAAAGAAAGAATACTTATCTGCAATTAGCTGATATAGACCCTGATTCTCTTTTGGAAGGGGATACACCTCATTTAATAGACGAATGGCAAGTGGCACCAAAATTATGGGATGCTGTTAGATTCGCTGTTGATCATCGTAAGGGTTTGGGGCATTTTATTTTAACAGGCTCGGCTGTTCCTGCTGATACATCGGAAATAGTTCATACAGGCACTGGGAGATTCAGTTGGCTAATAATGCGTCCGATGAGCCTTTGGGAATCAGGCGACTCAAATGGGCGGGTAAGTCTACAAAACTTATTTTCTCAACCTGAGCGAATAACTGCTTCAAGTGAATTGTCACTTAGACAGATGGCTTTCCTTATATGTCGAGGTGGATGGCCACAATCAATTGATTTGAAAGGTAAAATAGCTATGGACCAAGCTCGTGATTACCATGATGCCGTAGTAAAACTGGATATAAATAGGGCAGATGGAGTGAATCGTAGTCCGGAACGTGTAAAGCGTTTGATGCGCAGTTATGCTCGTCACCAAGGTACACAAGCTAACTTGAGTGTCATTCGCCAAGATATGTTAACTAACGATACAGTAGAACTTAGTGAAGAAACGATTAGTTCGTATATCAATGCATTAAAGAAGATATTCGTTATTGAGGATATGGAGGCGTGGAATCCAAATTTGCGTAGTAAAACGGCAATTCGCACTAGTGACACCCGATATTTTGTAGATCCAAGTATTGCTGCTGCATCTTTAGGTCTGGGACCAGAAGATTTAATGAACGACCTAAATACATTTGGACTCTTCTTTGAAACTCTTTGTGTGCGTGACCTTCGTGTCTTTTCTGAAGCAATAGATGGTGACGTATACCATTACCGAGATAAGTCTGGACTAGAGTGTGATGCTGTGGTACATTTGCGTAATGGTTCTTATGGTTTGATTGAAATAAAACTTGGTGGTGATAAACTAATAGAAAAAGGAGTGACAACTTTGAAAGAGTTAGCTTCTCAGATTGACACAGAACGTATGAAATCCCCATCGTTCCTAATGGTACTTACTGCTGTTGGCGATTTTGCTTATCGACGTCAGGATGGAGTGTATGTTGTGCCGATAGGGTGCTTGAAAGATTAA
- a CDS encoding GNAT family N-acetyltransferase, with protein sequence MNIISVREQPQYAERIIAYLQKNWSEVSPIIYSDCVSHCIDAAPPLPQWYVLEKEEEFIGCAGLITNDFISRMDLYPWLCALFIEESQRGNGYGPMLIERAKEDAKKFGFENLYLCTDHIGYYEKYGFQYIGDGYHPWEEQSRIYEIIL encoded by the coding sequence ATGAATATAATATCAGTAAGAGAACAACCTCAGTATGCAGAACGGATAATTGCATATCTGCAAAAAAACTGGAGCGAAGTGTCACCTATTATATATAGCGACTGCGTCAGTCACTGCATAGATGCCGCACCCCCTTTGCCTCAGTGGTATGTATTGGAAAAAGAAGAAGAATTTATCGGATGTGCAGGGTTGATTACCAATGATTTTATCAGTCGAATGGATCTCTATCCGTGGCTTTGTGCGCTGTTCATTGAGGAAAGCCAAAGAGGCAACGGTTATGGGCCTATGCTTATCGAGAGAGCCAAAGAAGATGCTAAAAAATTCGGATTTGAAAACTTATACCTGTGTACCGACCATATTGGATATTATGAGAAATATGGTTTCCAATATATCGGGGATGGTTATCATCCGTGGGAGGAGCAATCACGAATTTATGAGATAATTTTATAA
- a CDS encoding metallophosphoesterase, with amino-acid sequence MRIQYASDLHLEFKENSCYISNNPLQVVGDILVLAGDTTVFRGNAWEKHPFFDWCNEHYQETYIIPGNHEYYDGIELTRCFDDFESNIRDNVRYINNRSILIGNTELFLTTLWTSIKPTEIMAVQIGLTDCHRIKFDGRNFTSQDYEYLHSVCMNWLTKAINESKAIHKIIVTHHCPTDKFVDPRFGLSNINSAFAISLDNFIENCQCDSWIYGHTHYNGGSGTMIGRTQLLCNQLGYIRHGENLTFNNAAFIEV; translated from the coding sequence ATGAGAATCCAATATGCTTCGGATCTGCATTTAGAATTTAAAGAGAATTCCTGCTATATTTCTAATAACCCATTACAGGTTGTTGGAGATATTCTTGTGCTTGCAGGTGACACTACTGTGTTTAGAGGCAATGCTTGGGAAAAACATCCTTTCTTTGATTGGTGCAATGAGCATTATCAGGAAACCTATATTATACCAGGTAATCACGAATATTATGATGGCATAGAATTAACACGTTGCTTTGATGATTTTGAATCTAATATACGTGATAATGTTCGGTATATCAATAACCGTAGCATTCTTATTGGCAATACAGAATTGTTTCTCACAACATTATGGACGAGCATTAAGCCTACAGAGATAATGGCGGTTCAAATCGGTTTGACTGATTGTCATCGAATAAAATTTGATGGGCGGAATTTCACATCGCAAGACTATGAATACCTTCATTCTGTTTGCATGAATTGGCTGACTAAGGCGATAAATGAATCAAAAGCTATTCATAAAATCATAGTAACTCATCATTGTCCGACAGACAAATTTGTTGATCCTCGTTTTGGCCTCAGTAACATAAATTCCGCTTTTGCAATTTCTTTGGATAACTTCATTGAGAATTGCCAATGCGATAGTTGGATTTATGGCCATACGCATTATAATGGCGGATCTGGGACCATGATTGGGCGAACGCAATTATTGTGTAACCAATTGGGATATATTCGTCACGGAGAAAATCTCACTTTTAATAATGCTGCTTTTATTGAAGTTTGA
- a CDS encoding helix-turn-helix transcriptional regulator: MNEQNNILALSNAEIVMQLGKRFKEYRLSCQLTQQEAADKAGMSVVTLRQFENGKMYNITMGSFLGLLRAIDCLGQVQELLPEIPMSPYAMQQVIKNKPKRIRHAK, translated from the coding sequence ATGAATGAGCAGAATAATATATTGGCGTTGTCAAATGCGGAGATAGTTATGCAACTAGGCAAGCGGTTTAAGGAATATCGCCTGTCTTGTCAGCTGACCCAACAAGAAGCAGCAGATAAGGCTGGAATGAGCGTGGTGACATTACGCCAGTTCGAAAACGGAAAGATGTATAATATCACCATGGGCAGTTTTTTGGGATTGCTCCGTGCGATAGACTGCCTTGGTCAAGTACAGGAACTTTTGCCGGAAATTCCTATGTCACCATACGCCATGCAACAAGTTATCAAGAATAAGCCTAAAAGAATAAGGCATGCAAAATAA
- a CDS encoding type II toxin-antitoxin system HipA family toxin: protein MQNNIVSVVLNAEEVGQLYWDEKSRRAVFSYNPPFIKKGIEIAPLTASVKGNAAKGLPIIGNKEKLFQGLPPFIADSLPDRWGNKVFEQWAAQNHIPLRQLSPVDKLSFIGKRGMGALEFTPATIGLETSSSIQIDSLYQLAKKLFEEREEAIVLPEEELSLQSLYEVGTSAGGQHPKAIIAINRETGDIRSGQVAQPKEYTHYILKFAERGDFPFTNIEMAYYEMALEAGINMMPSKLISVEGQHHFITERYDRREGKKIHTQTLAAMCPDATSYEELFATCRRLNIAATEIVEEYRRMVFNVMGANVDDHIKNFSFMMDEKAAWHITPAYDVTFTTNLDGASYENGHSITILGKSNNITLSDLTQFAKENSIKNEQKIISEVALAISHFYDHALKYQVSPYWADRIEQYLSQLIPEDYATNMQHYLPTTLEPYTTEDGLHVSDFKLIETTRHDFQLFATIDGKQYKYIAGRKSELANQIISDGRAKMDINKIKTLIRTYLCPLALRNR, encoded by the coding sequence ATGCAAAATAACATAGTCAGCGTGGTGCTGAATGCAGAAGAAGTCGGTCAACTCTATTGGGATGAAAAAAGCCGTAGAGCCGTTTTCAGCTACAATCCACCCTTTATCAAAAAAGGGATAGAGATTGCACCTTTAACAGCTTCTGTGAAGGGAAATGCAGCTAAAGGACTCCCAATCATTGGCAATAAAGAGAAACTCTTTCAAGGGCTTCCCCCATTTATTGCCGACTCCCTACCCGACAGATGGGGTAACAAAGTGTTCGAGCAATGGGCTGCACAAAACCACATTCCTTTGAGGCAATTATCTCCGGTAGATAAATTGTCGTTCATCGGCAAAAGAGGTATGGGGGCACTTGAATTTACTCCAGCTACTATAGGTCTCGAGACATCTTCTTCTATTCAGATTGACAGCCTATATCAACTTGCAAAAAAGCTATTTGAGGAAAGAGAAGAAGCTATCGTACTCCCTGAAGAAGAACTGAGTCTGCAAAGCTTGTATGAAGTGGGTACATCTGCCGGTGGGCAACACCCCAAAGCGATCATTGCGATCAACCGTGAAACAGGAGATATACGCTCCGGACAGGTAGCGCAGCCCAAGGAGTACACCCATTATATATTGAAATTTGCCGAAAGAGGTGATTTCCCGTTCACCAATATAGAGATGGCTTATTACGAGATGGCACTTGAAGCCGGAATCAACATGATGCCATCTAAACTTATTTCTGTAGAAGGTCAGCACCACTTCATTACAGAGCGTTACGACCGCAGGGAAGGAAAGAAAATACATACGCAGACTTTGGCTGCCATGTGTCCCGATGCCACCAGTTATGAAGAACTCTTTGCCACCTGTCGCCGGCTAAATATCGCAGCCACAGAAATCGTAGAGGAATATCGGCGCATGGTATTCAATGTGATGGGTGCCAATGTGGATGACCATATCAAAAACTTCTCATTCATGATGGACGAGAAAGCCGCTTGGCACATTACACCTGCTTACGATGTGACATTCACTACCAATCTGGATGGCGCATCTTATGAGAACGGACATTCTATAACAATCCTGGGCAAGAGTAACAATATAACTCTCAGTGATCTCACTCAGTTTGCCAAAGAAAACAGCATCAAGAATGAACAGAAAATAATCTCAGAGGTAGCACTTGCCATCAGTCATTTTTATGACCACGCTTTAAAATATCAAGTGAGTCCATATTGGGCTGATAGAATTGAGCAGTATCTTTCGCAACTTATCCCTGAGGATTATGCCACAAACATGCAACACTATCTACCTACAACTCTGGAACCTTATACTACTGAGGATGGTTTGCATGTGTCCGACTTCAAACTAATTGAAACCACTCGCCACGACTTCCAATTGTTTGCCACCATTGATGGAAAGCAATACAAGTATATTGCCGGCAGAAAGAGTGAGTTGGCAAATCAAATAATTTCTGATGGAAGAGCGAAAATGGATATCAACAAGATTAAGACTCTTATTCGTACATACCTGTGTCCACTCGCATTGAGAAACAGATAA
- a CDS encoding SEC-C metal-binding domain-containing protein encodes MKFADALELNTKENLKNIASLLKISIPSRLRKKEYAMALAESFLLFPEGWLTWLTKYELLLLRKLVNVDAKPCVEEIGIFEGSLLHSFSIVFVVDYSPGGGKVGYMIFDELREAIALHIDNVLSSKEQAVRFTVEQYAYGLINLYGFLPYLKMQELLDEYLQDSVTEDEISWSIGQSLLIGHLTYNRLEIYDSNVYVVSPLLLYSEELEERLFERPRVKELKHFSKEEVFEAGRMPLPHFPCAKSDELKEYMMTRLEYTEAAADNRLHLLWTSMQEDGTPMSLISSIIGGKLSSTEEVQEAMGLFVDYCNQCPRWFLKGYSSTEAFDLFVKGKLKDNPPRLLSVPNMLAAGMDITPKMQANSDNMLHNAFSEQKVGRNDPCPCGSGKKYKKCCGGN; translated from the coding sequence ATGAAATTTGCGGATGCCTTAGAGCTGAATACGAAGGAGAACTTAAAGAATATAGCAAGTCTACTGAAGATTTCAATTCCTTCGAGGTTGAGAAAAAAAGAGTATGCGATGGCTCTTGCAGAGTCTTTTCTGCTTTTCCCGGAAGGGTGGCTTACCTGGTTGACGAAATATGAATTGCTTTTGCTTCGAAAGCTGGTGAATGTGGATGCCAAGCCCTGTGTGGAAGAAATCGGTATATTTGAAGGAAGCTTGTTGCATTCCTTCTCTATTGTATTCGTTGTAGATTATTCGCCAGGAGGAGGCAAGGTGGGCTATATGATCTTCGATGAACTGCGTGAGGCTATAGCTCTCCATATTGATAATGTATTGTCTTCCAAAGAACAAGCTGTTCGCTTTACGGTAGAGCAGTATGCTTATGGTCTTATAAATCTTTATGGTTTTCTCCCTTATCTGAAAATGCAGGAATTGCTGGATGAGTATTTGCAAGACTCGGTGACGGAAGATGAAATCAGTTGGAGTATAGGGCAGTCTTTACTAATAGGACATCTTACATATAATAGGCTAGAAATCTACGATTCAAATGTTTATGTGGTATCTCCTCTTTTGTTGTACTCCGAAGAGTTGGAAGAGAGATTGTTCGAACGTCCTAGAGTAAAGGAGCTGAAACACTTTTCTAAAGAGGAAGTGTTTGAAGCCGGAAGGATGCCTTTGCCTCATTTTCCTTGCGCAAAATCAGACGAACTGAAAGAATATATGATGACTCGTTTGGAATATACGGAAGCGGCCGCGGATAATAGGCTTCATCTTCTATGGACCAGCATGCAAGAGGATGGTACCCCTATGTCTCTTATCTCTTCCATCATTGGTGGTAAACTTTCTTCTACGGAGGAAGTGCAAGAAGCCATGGGACTTTTTGTGGATTATTGCAACCAATGTCCCCGTTGGTTTTTGAAAGGCTATTCTTCTACAGAAGCCTTTGATTTGTTTGTTAAAGGCAAGTTGAAGGACAATCCTCCTCGTTTGCTATCAGTGCCTAATATGCTAGCTGCCGGTATGGACATTACTCCTAAAATGCAAGCTAACTCTGATAATATGTTGCATAATGCTTTTTCTGAACAGAAGGTGGGACGAAATGATCCTTGTCCTTGCGGAAGCGGTAAGAAATATAAAAAGTGTTGTGGGGGGAATTAG
- a CDS encoding nucleotide pyrophosphohydrolase — protein MQNKKTDIEDIMEQIVSFTQEREWDQFHNGKDLALALSIEASELNEAFLWKKSEEVNIEKVKEELADIMNYGFLIAHKYNLDIKDIILDKLRKNAEKYPTEKAKGIAKKYNEL, from the coding sequence ATGCAAAATAAGAAAACCGATATAGAAGATATTATGGAGCAAATAGTTTCATTTACCCAAGAAAGAGAGTGGGACCAATTCCATAATGGGAAAGACTTAGCTTTAGCCCTCTCTATAGAAGCATCAGAGCTAAACGAAGCGTTTCTTTGGAAAAAATCTGAAGAAGTAAATATTGAAAAAGTAAAAGAAGAATTAGCAGATATCATGAACTACGGATTCCTTATAGCCCATAAATATAATTTAGATATTAAAGATATCATTCTAGACAAACTTAGGAAAAATGCAGAGAAGTATCCAACAGAAAAAGCAAAAGGAATTGCTAAGAAATACAACGAACTATGA